In Drosophila simulans strain w501 chromosome 3R, Prin_Dsim_3.1, whole genome shotgun sequence, a single window of DNA contains:
- the LOC6729040 gene encoding 39S ribosomal protein L35, mitochondrial: MLRTFVTSALRSVCRQSPAAASLIPLVQRTQRATLMTLSRPCLLPTPSLASPAHHQLLQLPGVLAATGTPSNTRNVTKFSLVKGKRKTVKAVLKRFKRLDWGAWIRTHSGRQKKLFKKSAALRRRLKQHIFTNATQSWLLDKMVTSYWRRPKHFIDDPYKPYHSRNEYYATQSKTFKV; the protein is encoded by the exons ATGCTAAGAACTTTTGTGACAAGCG CGCTGCGAAGCGTTTGCCGCCAGTCGCCGGCTGCAGCTTCGTTGATTCCTCTGGTGCAGCGGACACAACGTGCCACTTTGATGACTCTATCCCGTCCATGCCTGTTGCCCACGCCATCACTGGCATCTCCTGCTCAtcaccagctcctccagctgccgGGAGTACTAGCTGCCACTGGAACACCATCAAACACACGCAACGTAACCAAGTTCTCGCTGGTGAAGGGTAAACGAAAGACCGTCAAGGCGGTACTAAAACGTTTTAAGCGCCTGGACTGGGGCGCCTGGATACGCACCCATTCCGGTCGCCAAAAGAAGCTCTTCAAGAAATCCGCAGCCTTACGACGCCGCCTAAAGCAGCATATCTTCACCAATGCCACGCAAAGCTGGCTGCTGGACAAGATGGTCACCAGCTATTGGAGGCGCCCAAAGCATTTCATCGACGATCCTTATAAGCCCTATCACAGCCGCAACGAGTACTATGCCACACAGTCAAAGACCTTTAAGGTGTGA
- the LOC6729041 gene encoding fumarylacetoacetate hydrolase domain-containing protein 2 yields the protein MQAARMRFVQYLRRGDLAKRLGLLSEDQKSLVEFAGLEGVPSDLKTLIAQDPNLEELAKKAEKQPRLEVNDDVTLLPPITDPGKIICIGLNYQDHCDEQNKPAPKEPMFFSKFNNALVGPQDNVIAHEASSKIDWEVELVCVIGKVARQVPKSQAMDYVFGYSVAQDISARDWQKERNGGQFLIGKSMDTFLPLGPAVVHKSLVPDVYNLNLKTWVNGVEKQNGNTGNLIFKLDDVINRLSQTITLLPGDIIVTGTPKGVGMHRTPPEFLQPGDVVQSEIVGLGKLCNKIVAP from the exons ATGCAAGCTGCCAGAATGAGGTTCGTTCAATACCTGCGAAGAGGTGACTTGGCCAAGCGACTTGGTCTGCTGTCCGAGGATCAAAAGTCGCTGGTGGAATTCGCCGGCTTGGAGGGTGTGCCCAGCGATCTGAAGACCCTGATTGCCCAGGATCCCAATCTGGAGGAATTGGCGAAGAAGGCGGAAAAGCAGCCTCGACTCGAGGTGAACGATGATGTCACCTTGCTGCCACCTATCACCGATCCCGGCAAGATCATCTGCATTG GTCTGAACTACCAGGACCACTGCGATGAGCAGAACAAGCCGGCCCCCAAGGAACCCATGTTCTTTAGCAAGTTCAACAATGCCCTGGTGGGTCCTCAAGATAATGTCATCGCTCATGAGGCCAGTAGC AAAATCGATTGGGAGGTTGAGCTGGTCTGTGTCATTGGCAAGGTCGCCCGCCAGGTGCCCAAATCCCAGGCCATGGACTATGTCTTCGGGTACTCGGTGGCCCAGGATATCTCCGCCCGCGACTGGCAGAAGGAACGCAACGGTGGTCAGTTCCTTATAGGCAAGTCGATGGATACTTTCCTGCCGCTGGGACCGGCTGTGGTGCACAAGAGTCTGGTGCCGGATGTTTACAACTTGAATCTAAAAACCTGGGTCAACGGCGTGGAGAAGCAGAACGGCAATACCGGCAATCTGATCTTCAAGCTGGACGATGTGATCAATCGTCTGTCGCAGACCATTACCCTGCTGCCCGGCGACATCATAGTCACCGGAACGCCCAAGGGCGTGGGCATGCATCGCACTCCTCCGGAATTCCTGCAACCCGGTGATGTCGTACAGTCGGAGATTGTTGGATTGGGCAAGCTGTGCAACAAGATTGTGGCCCCCTAG
- the LOC6729042 gene encoding holocytochrome c-type synthase: MGNTAITRVQMEATKSVPVDHAKYTSGGGAPPPECPMHQKHGDAKSASAVPPHPKMQAASECPVQHDNSDVNPLNMMPPANQQPAADQPFPLPTDRQTSTIPKVTEDGSVQFWQYPSQQMFWNAMLRKGWRWKTEDVSQKDMGDIIRIHNANNEQAWQEVLKWEALHAKECGNPRLKSFGGKAKDFSPRARFRSWLGYELPFDRHDWIVDRCGKDVRYVIDYYDGGLVDKDYRFALLDVRPAMDSVDNVWDRMRVAYMRWRYELFEKFGSADGGKVTAGSD, encoded by the exons ATGGGCAATACAGCCATCACCCGAGTCCAAATGGAGGCCACGAAGAGTGTGCCGGTGGACCACGCCAAGTACACGAGCGGCGGTGGTGCCCCGCCACCAGAATGCCCCATGCATCAGAAGCATGGAGATGCAAAGTCGGCCTCCGCCGTGCCCCCACATCCCAAGATGCAGGCCGCCTCCGAGTGTCCGGTGCAGCACGACAACAGCGACGTTAATCCGCTGAATATGATGCCACCTGCAAACCAACAGCCGGCGGCAGATCAGCCCTTCCCACTGCCCACCGACCGCCAGACGTCGACCATTCCCAAAGTCACCGAGGATGGCAGCGTTCAATTCTGGCAGTATCCCAGCCAACAGATGTTCTGGAACGCCATGCTACGCAAGGGCTGGCGCTGGAAGACCGAGGACGTATCGCAAAAGGACATGGGCGACATCATACGCATCCACAATGCCAACAACGAGCAGGCCTGGCAGGAGGTTCTCAAGTGGGAGGCGCTCCACGCCAAGGAATGCGGCAATCCGCGCCTCAAGAGCTTCGGTGGCAAGGCCAAGGACTTCAGTCCGCGCGCTCGATTCCGCAGCTGGCTGGG ATACGAGCTGCCATTCGATAGGCATGACTGGATAGTCGATCGCTGTGGCAAGGATGTGCGCTACGTCATCGACTACTACGACGGTGGACTGGTGGACAAGGACTACCGCTTTGCCCTGCTGGACGTGCGCCCAGCCATGGACTCCGTGGACAACGTTTGGGACAGAATGCGCGTAGCTTACATGCGCTGGAGGTACGAGCTGTTCGAGAAGTTTGGCAGCGCGGATGGCGGCAAAGTGACCGCTGGTAGCGACTAG
- the LOC6729043 gene encoding NADH dehydrogenase [ubiquinone] 1 alpha subcomplex subunit 10, mitochondrial: protein MTAVFRVGLVRLVSRATQSPNLLQAQTNALPAAFQQRCSISGKTMRGGPRVPKAAPYPYKTKKYSVFNAFFDKTSKRFDENSKVICVEGPIAAGKSKFAKELAEELDMQYYPAVDLDLIYINSYGYDMRKLDPQLPPSCRSYDVRNFCLDPSHDLAAQFQIRMYMLRYSQYIDALQHILSTGQGVVLERSPYSDFVFMEAMFRQGYLSRGARSVYNELRQNTIGELLKPHLVIYLDLPVDAVKKQIKARNVDYEVQSKVFSDAYLSDLEQLYKQQYLKDISTHAELLIYDWTAGGETEVVVEDIERIDFDQFEADSHNKKMLDWRFPLEPEWCEARIKYCHEKPDLMNYFNVPRFDVPELVRSADDGKVWRDVWFNAPGMKYRPGYNADMGDEGLLTKTKMGINQGI from the exons ATGACCGCCGTGTTCCGCGTAGGACTGGTGCGGCTCGTCAGCCGCGCCACACAGTCGCCCAATCTTCTCCAGGCGCAGACGAATGCCCTGCCCGCTGCCTTCCAGCAGCGATGCAGCATCTCCGGCAAGACGATGCGAGGTGGACCCCGGGTGCCCAAGGCCGCCCCCTATCCGTACAAGACGAAGAAGTACAGCGTTTTTAATGCTTTCTTCGACAAGACCTCCAAGCGTTTTGACGAGAACTCCAAGGTGATCTGTGTGGAGGGACCCATCGCGGCCGGCAAGTCAAAGTTCGCCAAGGAACTGGCCGAGGAGCTGGACATGCAGTACTATCCGGCAGTGGACCTGGACCTAATCTACATCAATTCGTACGGCTATGACATGAGGAAGTTGGATCCCCAGTTGCCGCCCAGCTGCCGCAGCTACGATGTGCGCAACTTCTGCCTGGACCCCAGCCACGATCTGGCTGCCCAGTTCCAGATCCGCATGTACATGCTGCGCTATTCGCAGTACATTGATGCCCTGCAGCACATCCTAAGCACCGGCCAGGGTGTCGTCCTCGAGCGCAGTCCCTACTCGGACTTTGTCTTCATGGAGGCCATGTTTCGGCAGGGTTATCTGTCCCGCGGTGCCCGTTCTGTGTACAATGAGCTCCGACAGAACACCATCGGGGAGCTGCTGAAGCCGCATTTGGTAATCTACTTGGACCTGCCGGTCGATGCCGTGAAGAAGCAGATCAAGGCACGCAATGTGGACTACGAGGTGCAATCGAAGGTGTTCAGCGATGCCTACTTGAGCGATTTGGAGCAGCTGTACAAGCAGCAGTACCTCAAGGACATCTCCACCCATGCCGAGCTGCTCATCTACGACTGGACAGCCGGCGGTGAGACGGAGGTTGTGGTGGAGGATATCGAACGCATCGACTTCGACCAGTTTGAGGCGGATTCCCACAACAAGAAGATGCTCGACTGGCGTTTCCCGCTGGAGCCCGAGTGGTGCGAGGCCCGTATCAAGTACTGCCACGAGAAGCCCGATCTGATGAACTACTTCAATGTGCCGCGTTTCGATGTCCCGGAGCTGGTGCGCAGCGCTGACGACGGCAAAGTCTGGCGTGATGTCTGGTTCAAT GCTCCCGGCATGAAGTACCGTCCTGGCTACAATGCAGACATGGGCGACGAGGGTCTCCTCACCAAGACGAAAATGGGCATCAACCAGGGCATCTAG
- the LOC6729044 gene encoding transmembrane protein 181: MAKPHSDADASGLGYAYQLPSGGLLLRLKSSLSQFSDLFSDFSRYISPAYHHDRCERSVHMRLYSMHKREFVMVFLGFFTCFGLGIVIGLTGPPITSTSSLTAKQILANTSLAHSPTVLGKGPFAMKSPLTTTYSQQMWLIAKLVTDNNDDERYDKSFQVSVSIDGINEQHKPQSVLGSGVAHNRTRHLVCVRNDCEEFTVMHLGFLDYAHYIITVRFYGLESFHQKYNIRSITFYFKTYSPDFTQIEIWFRCIFLLFTFIVICWYAHTLRKYPIYDWSIEQRWLSVLLPLLLLYDNPFFPLIFLMNSWMPGMLDAILQATFLCALLMFWLCIYHGLRQNERSFVRFYLVKVIVVLPIWLCAIVLATWEKCNELRDPTYSHFVDTKNYNGFKMFFYIACCMYVLYLVLLLLRAYTELRSMPYFDMRLKFLTLLMLFVLSISITVTTCRFGFGILEDNFVASLNTTYRSSAQFMCFYGLLNFYLYTMAYVYSPDGRFAQAELAVTKDNPAISMIDDSDEDVVYGSDEESRRPLTSVGGGAGKNDYDSD, translated from the exons ATGGCCAAGCCCCACTCGGATGCGGATGCCTCTGGCCTGGGCTACGCCTACCAGCTGCCGTCCGGCGGGCTCCTCCTGCGCCTCAAATCGTCCCTCTCGCAGTTCAGCGATTTGTTCAGCGACTTCAGCAGATACATCTCGCCCGCCTATCACCACGATCGCTGCGAGCGATCCGTCCACATGCGGCTCTACTCGATGCACAAGCGCGAGTTTGTCATGGTCTTCCTGGGATTCTTCACCTGCTTCGGTCTGGGCATCGTCATCGGGCTGACGGGACCGCCCATAACCAGCACTTCCTCGCTGACCGCCAAGCAGATTCTGGCGAACACCTCGCTGGCGCACAGCCCAACGGTCCTGGGGAAGGGACCCTTCGCTATGAAGTCGCCGCTGACCACCACATACTCGCAGCAAATGTGGCTGATAGCCAAGCTGGTGACGGACAACAACGATG ACGAGCGGTACGACAAGAGTTTCCAAGTGAGCGTCTCAATCGATGGCATAAACGAGCAGCACAAGCCCCAAAGTGTCCTCGGATCCGGAGTGGCTCACAACCGGACGCGGCACTTGGTCTGCGTACGCAACGACTGCGAGGAGTTCACGGTGATGCATCTGGGATTCCTCGACTATGCCCACTATATCATCACTGTGCGCTTCTACGGCTTGGAGTCCTTCCATCAGAAGTATAATATACGCAGCATAACATTTTAC TTCAAGACTTACAGTCCGGACTTCACGCAGATTGAAATCTGGTTTAGATGCATCTTTCTGCTGTTCACCTTCATTGTCATA TGCTGGTATGCCCACACCTTGCGCAAGTATCCAATCTATGATTGGTCCATTGAGCAGCGATGGTTGTCGGTACTCCTGCCCCTGCTCCTTTTGTACGACA ATCCCTTCTTCCCGCTGATATTCCTGATGAACTCCTGGATGCCTGGAATGCTGGACGCCATTCTGCAAGCCACGTTCCTTTGTGCTCTGCTTATGTTTTGGCTGTGCATCTACCATGGGCTGCGACAGAACGAGCGCAGCTTCGTGCGGTTCTACCTGGTCAAGGTGATCGTCGTCCTGCCCATTTGGCTGTGCGCCATCGTCCTGGCCACTTGGGAGAAGTGCAACGAGCTGAGGGATCCCACATACAGTCACTTTGTGGATACGAAAAACTACAAT GGCTTCAAGATGTTCTTCTACATCGCCTGCTGCATGTATGTGCTCTATCTGGTGCTGTTGCTACTGCGGGCGTACACCGAGCTGCGCTCCATGCCGTACTTTG ATATGCGCTTGAAGTTCCTCACGCTGCTCATGCTGTTCGTCCTGTCCATATCCATCACGGTGACGACGTGTCGCTTTGGCTTCGGCATCCTGGAGGACAACTTTGTCGCCTCTCTTAACACCACCTATCGCAGCTCGGCGCAGTTTATGTGCTTCTACGGACTGCTTAACTTTTACCTGTACACCATGGCGTATGTGTACTCGCCAGATGGACGATTCGCCCAGGCGGAGCTGGCTGTCACCAAGGATAATCCGGCTATTTCCATGATCGACGATTCCGACGAGGATGTCGTCTACGGATCCGACGAGGAGTCACGGCGACCGCTCACCTCGGTGGGCGGCGGTGCTGGAAAGAACGATTACGACAGCGATTGA
- the LOC6729045 gene encoding pre-mRNA-processing factor 17, with translation MLGLQSYASSSDGESDHEDAATATTNSESSAPIPDHLLPVDKTHSLSTSIAVCAAPTVVPIGASAVPRTLDPTLKEVTYNPRYEEMYAPVKGPEHPDLTMQQRAPRNTLAGYVEKAHINAFEFENQRRTFHTYGYALDPSVDDQADGQSFVGDLQSAYDDNGKTVFEAPKAKKLRKQEKNDNPEDIEGFLGPWGKFENEVSVAKPNEQERAELDELLSKRHKRGRIPEDKPLEEKSTLHIKDAYDYQGRSYLHAPHDLGVNLRSNAPPTKCFLPKAHIHTWSGHNKGISSIRWFPKTAHLLLSGSMDCRVKLWEVYGERRCIRTFSGHRQAIKDIAWNNRGTNFLSASYDRYIKLWDAETGDVVSRFTTRKMPFCVKFHPDNSKQHLFVAGTSDKKIICWDTRSGDIVQEYDRHLGSVSTITFVDDNRRFVTTSDDKSMRIWEWDIPVDMKYIADPTMHSMPAVTLAPNGKWMACQSLDNKIVIFSALNRFKMNRKKTFTGHMVSGYACQLDFSPDMSYLVSGDGDGKCYIWDWKTTKMYKKWQAHDGVCISALWHPHEASKVVTAGWDGQIKYWD, from the exons AATTCAGAGTCCTCCGCTCCAATTCCGGATCACCTGCTGCCCGTGGACAAGACACACTCGCTTTCCACCTCCATTGCTGTTTGTGCGGCGCCAACGGTAGTTCCCATTGGAGCATCGGCAGTGCCCCGAACTCTGGATCCCACGCTCAAGGAGGTAACCTACAATCCGCGCTATGAGGAGATGTATGCTCCGGTAAAGGGTCCGGAGCATCCGGACCTCACCATGCAGCAGCGCGCTCCACGGAACACCCTGGCCGGCTACGTAGAGAAGGCCCACATCAATGCCTTCGAATTTGAGAACCAGCGACGCACCTTTCACACCTACGGCTACGCATTAGATCCCAGCGTGGACGATCAGGCGGACGGCCAGTCTTTTGTTGGTGACCTGCAGTCCGCGTACGATGACAATGGCAAGACGGTGTTCGAGGCGCCCAAGGCAAAGAAACTGCGCAAGCAGGAGAAAAATGATAATCCCGAGGACATTGAGGGCTTTCTTGGTCCCTGGGGCAAGTTCGAGAACGAGGTGTCGGTGGCAAAGCCAAATGAACAGGAGCGCGCCGAACTGGACGAGCTGCTGTCTAAGCGGCATAAGCGCGGACGCATTCCTGAGGACAAGCCGCTCGAGGAGAAGTCGACACTGCACA TCAAGGATGCGTACGACTACCAGGGCCGCTCTTATTTGCATGCTCCTCATGATCTGGGCGTGAATCTACGATCGAATGCACCACCGACCAAATGCTTCCTGCCCAAGGCGCACATACATACCTGGTCGGGCCACAACAAGGGCATCTCCTCCATCCGCTGGTTCCCTAAGACCGCTCATCTCCTGCTCTCCGGTTCGATGGACTGCCGGGTCAAACTGTGGGAGGTTTACGGCGAGCGACGCTGCATACGCACCTTCTCCGGTCATCGGCAGGCCATCAAGGACATTGCGTGGAACAATAGGGGTACCAACTTCCTGTCTGCTTCATATGATCGCTACATAAAGTTGTGGGATGCAGAAACGGGCGATGTAGTGTCCCGATTCACAACGCGTAAAATGCCTTTCTGTGTGAAATTCCATCCGGATAATAGCAAGCAACATTTATTCGTTGCCGGCACTTCCGACAAGAAGATCATTTGC TGGGACACTCGCAGCGGTGATATTGTACAGGAATATGACCGGCATTTGGGATCAGTGAGCACCATCACCTTTGTGGACGACAACCGACGGTTTGTGACCACCTCGGACGACAAATCGATGCGCATATGGGAGTGGGACATTCCTGTGGACATGAAGTACATTGCCGATCCCACTATGCATTCCATGCCGGCGGTCACATTGGCGCCCAATGGCAAATGGATGGCCTGCCAGTCGTTGGACAACAAGATCGTCATCTTCTCCGCCCTCAATCGCTTCAAGATGAACCGCAAAAAGACCTTCACCGGTCACATGGTCTCTGGCTACGCCTGCCAGCTGGACTTTTCGCCGGACATGAGCTACCTGGTGtcgggcgatggcgatggcaaatGTTATATTTGGGACTGGAAGACTACGAAGATGTACAAGAAGTGGCAGGCGCACGACGGCGTCTGCATCAGTGCCCTCTGGCATCCGCACGAGGCCAGCAAAGTGGTCACCGCTGGCTGGGATGGCCAGATAAAATACTGGGACTAA